A stretch of the Esox lucius isolate fEsoLuc1 chromosome 2, fEsoLuc1.pri, whole genome shotgun sequence genome encodes the following:
- the LOC114828882 gene encoding cortexin domain-containing 1, which translates to MEEGPTPDPEFVDVDQGMTLACVAFLCLLLVAMIIRCARVIMDPYSAIPTSTWEEQHLDD; encoded by the coding sequence ATGGAGGAGGGGCCCACTCCCGACCCGGAGTTCGTGGATGTGGACCAGGGCATGACGCTGGCCTGCGTGgccttcctctgcctcctcctggTGGCCATGATCATCCGCTGTGCCCGGGTCATCATGGACCCCTACAGCGCCATACCGACCTCCACCTGGGAGGAGCAGCATCTGGACGACTAG
- the LOC105014501 gene encoding major histocompatibility complex class I-related gene protein, translating to MGKLDVFLLQLFFCTIVNTGSGSHSLWAFATYIIGETSFPEYTIVEMLDDVQVIYYDSNDKHTVYRGHNTTHKINSNEIPDRTYLFEDIYHRMKERSYDYKRRFNHTEGIQVQQSMGGCEMLDNGDPALIMMKDIFNAISVDHAIFYNITHYTYDPGKLLLGWDGIRQAVERSLVENVYLPLCIKSLKAWLKREKNVVMRKVAPRLRLIKKDVSGGLRVTCLAFGFYPRHINLTLLRDGQPVAEQELTGGEVLPSGDGTYQMRKSLEVSTKELMERHQYSCTASHLSLDNKLDVSWKSGAERVHLSILSALLVIVLIVILLGISICLARRRHRLTDNFTTCKR from the exons ATGGgcaaactggatgtttttttgttacaactttttttttgcaCCATTGTCAACACAG GTTCTGGATCACATTCACTGTGGGCTTTTGCAACATACATCATTGGAGAGACTTCATTCCCTGAGTATACGATTGTAGAGATGTTGGATGACGTTCAAGTGATTTACTATGACTCCAATGATAAACACACTGTCTACAGGggacataacacaacacacaaaataaatagcAATGAAATTCCGGACAGAACTTATTTATTTGAAGATATATACcacagaatgaaagagagatCATATGACTATAAGCGCCGCTTTAATCACACCGAAGGTATTCAAGTTCAACAAAGCATGGGTGGCTGTGAGATGTTGGACAATGGTGACCCGGCCCTGATCATGATGAAGGACATTTTCAATGCCATTTCTGTAGACCATGCGATATTTTACAACATTACCCATTATACATATGATCCTGGGAAACTACTTCTAGGATGGGATGGGATAAGGCAAGCAGTGGAAAGATCACTAGTTGAAAATGTATACCTTCCACTCTGCATTAAATCACTTAAGGCATggctgaagagagagaagaacgTTGTGATGCGTAAAGTTGCTCCCAGACTCAGGTTGATAAAGAAAGACGTTTCTGGAGGGCTCAGAGTGACATGTCTGGCGTTTGGCTTCTACCCCCGCCACATCAACCTGACCCTGCTGAGAGACGGTCAGCCAGTGGCAGAACAGGAGCTGACAGGGGGGGAGGTGCTGCCTAGTGGAGACGGGACCTACCAGATGAGGAAGAGTCTGGAGGTCAGTACCAAGGAGTTAATGGAGAGACACCAATATAGCTGTACAGCCTCCCACCTCAGTCTGGACAACAAGCTGGATGTCAGTTGGAAGTCTGGGGCAGAGAGAGTACACCTATCGATCCTCTCAGCTTTACTGGTGATAGTTCTGATTGTTATTCTGCTGGGCATTTCCATTTGCTTGGCAAGAAGGAGACACCGCCTCACAGACAATTTCACAACTTGCAAACGTTGA